One stretch of Malus domestica chromosome 14, GDT2T_hap1 DNA includes these proteins:
- the LOC103431230 gene encoding probable GPI-anchored adhesin-like protein PGA55: MEVENIGIPVILQVLDLRGDKGKNNSIPQEPESNGGDVDSNIRRDSIPEIPPEMDLKGGDVKGNSVLGVPQDIEPNGSDSRRSSIGNVDPPHIKRSSIPVIPQEMDPKGGDVEGNSVVGIPQDREPNGGDIRRSAIGNVDSPSTERNSNPVVPQDMDLSDDDRNFIANVAREIEPDGSAIKLNSILEIPQKKEPEGGNIRSKSILENPQEMESNAGDIRRSSIEKVDPPADIKRTSIPVIPREMEPNGGDVRRNSIRVIPQELEPNGGGIGRNSMPAVPQKMEPNAGDTSRNSVLWIPHEMEPKGGRRIQSRYLRVPIGSCHDYCKYGVRNASEENATAAMRKSAKERKQISTTNQKPSPDSDTQRLDNSLVTEKKVLSLRKKEIVSAEKVPSSSKDIDVSVEDSSSLKVKRVKSELSSLPEPALSLRNSKAISTTGPRSVLHSQTLKLNNSVVTEKKGSSSTKKETASSKKVSSPKEIAVSMEELIDSKMKAEQLDQSSLPGSDPSLSNSEVTSTINPKPSPDSESQNFIATQKRVSPPYKDIDVSAEDSNDSKVISTVSPNPSPDSKARKLNHSGVMEKRALSSKRKENVSSKTVLTPIKEIEVSMEGSIGSKVKREQVESSSCTGQGSSIQGKSGTRKGKEIPERLSSSVNRKNRSKPPRTPVLVEKKMLEPETVSLTYKHPVKRVCDENAGSFKNLKGLSHMKDQNGPRKVEPEGPCNKDVPEKILYVIESNTENSTVEPTPNGADAPKLSSSSHQSSEVKSSRQARKGVGTTRAPTSSMKKNLKRTANGGYGRSPTVPSPKNKGLRRSTRRPLSSSSSLSSSSISSSSVSASPVKSTHKKENGATSQRKAMKTGNQRANLKVGKSTRPRKSEILSSESKNSSARKLTFRRGRVLDIKPEINTTRRLKFRRVRLAGETQNGKGGVIGGSAGRKEVGDSQSIGDVFQRLSPWWKVVDHSHSNGAFIKRRSLGRIEVDGSQSNGGKFKSEKVVPRSFKRDVEGSQGKSLRRKAAGDSGLNGSTKTSPEKVVLRHQGVTGRKDVQKLLNNVIEETASRLVESRKSKVKALVGAFETVISLQDTKSMASETDTEDAV, from the coding sequence ATGGAAGTAGAGAACATCGGCATCCCCGTGATCCTACAAGTCCTGGACCTTCGTGGTGACAAGGGCAAAAATAATTCGATCCCACAAGAACCAGAGTCCAATGGGGGAGATGTTGACAGTAATATCAGAAGGGATTCCATCCCTGAAATCCCACCAGAAATGGATCTCAAGGGTGGTGATGTCAAAGGTAACTCTGTCCTAGGGGTTCCACAGGACATAGAGCCCAATGGCAGTGATAGCAGAAGGAGCTCTATCGGAAATGTTGATCCTCCTCATATCAAAAGGAGCTCTATCCCTGTGATCCCACAGGAAATGGATCCCAAGGGTGGTGATGTCGAAGGTAATTCGGTCGTAGGGATTCCACAGGACAGGGAGCCCAATGGTGGTGACATCAGAAGGAGCGCTATCGGAAATGTTGATTCTCCTTCTACCGAGAGAAACTCTAACCCAGTGGTCCCGCAGGACATGGACCTCAGTGATGATGATAGGAACTTTATTGCAAATGTCGCACGGGAAATAGAACCCGATGGCAGTGCTATCAAACTGAACTCTATCCTAGAGATCCCACAGAAAAAGGAGCCTGAGGGTGGAAATATCAGAAGCAAGTCTATCCTAGAGAACCCACAGGAAATGGAGTCTAATGCCGGTGATATCAGAAGAAGCTCCATCGAGAAAGTAGATCCTCCTGCTGATATCAAAAGGACCTCTATCCCAGTGATCCCACGGGAAATGGAGCCTAATGGTGGGGATGTTAGAAGGAACTCTATCAGAGTGATCCCACAGGAATTAGAACCCAATGGTGGTGGTATCGGAAGGAACTCTATGCCAGCGGTCCCACAGAAAATGGAACCAAATGCTGGGGATACCAGCAGGAACTCTGTTCTGTGGATCCCACATGAAATGGAACCAAAGGGTGGTAGAAGGATTCAGTCCCGCTATCTCAGAGTTCCAATAGGTTCTTGCCATGATTATTGCAAATATGGAGTGAGAAATGCATCTGAAGAAAATGCAACTGCTGCCATGCGAAAATCGGCTAAAGAGAGGAAACAGATATCCACAACCAATCAAAAGCCTTCTCCAGATTCCGACACCCAGAGGCTTGACAATTCTCTTGTCACAGAGAAAAAAGTTTTGTCATTGAGGAAGAAGGAAATTGTTTCTGCAGAAAAGGttccatcctcttccaaggatATTGATGTTTCTGTGGAAGATTCCTCCAGTTTGAAGGTGAAGCGTGTGAAATCAGAGCTATCTTCTCTCCCAGAACCGGCCTTAAGCCTGAGAAATTCAAAGGCAATATCCACAACTGGACCGAGGTCTGTTCTACATTCCCAAACCTTGAAACTTAATAATTCTGTCGTCACGGAGAAAAAAGGTTCATCATCGACGAAGAAAGAAACTGCTTCTTCAAAGAAAGTTTCATCTCCCAAGGAAATAGCCGTTTCTATGGAAGAGTTGATTGATTCGAAAATGAAGGCTGAGCAATTAGATCAATCTTCTCTCCCAGGATCAGACCCAAGCCTGAGCAATTCGGAGGTGACATCGACAATCAATCCTAAGCCTTCTCCAGATTCCGAGTCCCAGAATTTTATTGCCACGCAGAAAAGAGTTTCACCTCCCTATAAAGATATAGATGTTTCTGCTGAAGATTCCAACGATTCAAAAGTGATTTCAACAGTCAGTCCTAATCCTTCTCCAGATTCTAAAGCACGGAAACTTAATCATTCTGGTGTCATGGAGAAAAGAGCTTTATCatcaaaaaggaaagaaaatgtcTCTTCAAAAACGGTTTTAACTCCCATTAAGGAGATTGAAGTTTCTATGGAAGGTTCCATCGGTTCAAAGGTGAAGCGTGAGCAAGTAGAGTCATCTTCTTGCACAGGACAAGGTTCAAGTATTCAAGGAAAGAGTGGAACTAGAAAAGGCAAGGAAATACCCGAACGTTTGAGCAGCAGTGTCAATAGAAAAAACAGAAGCAAACCGCCGAGGACTCCTGTATTGGTTGAGAAAAAGATGTTAGAGCCTGAAACTGTTTCTTTGACTTACAAACACCCCGTCAAGAGAGTCTGCGATGAAAATGCTGGAAGCTTTAAGAACCTTAAAGGGTTGTCTCATATGAAAGATCAAAACGGTCCCCGAAAAGTTGAACCTGAGGGACCCTGCAATAAGGATGTTCCAGAAAAGATTTTGTATGTCATCGAGTCTAATACTGAGAATAGTACTGTCGAACCAACTCCAAATGGTGCCGATGCCCCTAAGTTATCGTCGTCGTCACATCAATCCTCGGAAGTCAAAAGCTCGAGACAAGCTAGGAAGGGAGTTGGTACCACTCGAGCACCGACATCCTCTatgaagaaaaacttgaaacGCACTGCAAATGGAGGTTATGGTCGTTCACCTACTGTTCCATCCCCTAAAAACAAAGGCTTGAGGCGTAGTACTCGAAGACCTTTATCTTCATCGTCATCCTTATCAtcatcatccatatcatcatcaTCCGTGTCCGCATCCCCAGTCAAGTCCactcataaaaaagaaaatggcgCCACCTCTCAACGCAAAGCAATGAAAACTGGTAATCAAAGAGCAAATTTGAAGGTGGGGAAGAGTACTAGGCCTCGAAAGTCTGAGATACTTAGCTCTGAAAGCAAAAACAGCTCAGCCCGAAAGCTGACATTTAGGAGAGGAAGGGTGCTTGACATTAAGCCTGAGATCAATACTACAAGGAGACTCAAATTCAGGCGAGTAAGATTGGCAGGGGAGACCCAAAATGGTAAAGGTGGTGTAATAGGGGGAAGCGCCGGGAGGAAAGAAGTTGGTGACAGCCAGTCAATTGGTGATGTATTCCAAAGGTTAAGCCCCTGGTGGAAAGTAGTTGATCACAGTCACTCAAATGGTGCTTTTATCAAAAGGCGAAGCCTTGGGAGGATTGAAGTTGATGGCAGCCAGTCAAATGGTGGTAAATTCAAAAGCGAGAAAGTTGTTCCGAGAAGCTTCAAACGAGATGTGGAAGGTTCACAAGGGAAGAGCTTGAGGAGGAAAGCGGCTGGTGATAGTGGGTTGAATGGTAGTACTAAAACGAGTCCTGAGAAAGTTGTGTTGAGACACCAAGGTGTGACAGGAAGGAAGGATGTGCAGAAGTTGTTGAATAATGTGATTGAAGAGACTGCCAGTAGGCTTGTTGAGTCCAGGAAGAGTAAAGTCAAGGCCTTGGTTGGTGCTTTCGAGACTGTGATTTCGCTTCAGGATACCAAATCCATGGCATCGGAAACAGACACAGAAGATGCAGTCTGA
- the LOC103455392 gene encoding transcription factor PIF7-like isoform X2, translating into MQQQNHSNAIRPVPLSNYDVTELKLENGQLAMHGLGALLTAQSNPTWSRSRACDTLESIVDQATCHKRDPNIIRHDQTPANTSSVVASSGETWTDSSVQVPPAQGWIRKRSRSYSGFFENNFSTNSIHEEHADPSSCASPGASVRLCRDNHKTTSTLVSFESPPSLKTKSTDEDSASHGGLQENRDDGRETTKGGGSSRSHSTRPRRAAAVHNQSERKRRDLINQKIKALQRLVPNASKTDKASMLDEVIKYLQQLQAQVQMMHNLRNFMANGHMNMNMMVPLEMQQLQLQHLHQMSLLAHMGIGMGSRIHPTPVVAAALPSFMPPFMMPLLIPPHPPPQAKAEPTSTNNGSDPLPDPYCALLAQQSMSMDLFNRMAALYRQEVTPATAASSSQPRSNHVRRN; encoded by the exons ATGCAGCAGCAGAACCACTCCAACGCCATTCGTCCTGTCCCTTT GTCTAATTATGACGTCACAGAACTAAAATTGGAAAACGGCCAGTTGGCCATGCATGGGCTTGGTGCGCTTCTTACAGCTCAATCAAATCCCACATGGAGCAGGAGCAGGGCTTGTGACACACTGGAATCAATTGTCGATCAAGCTACATGCCACAAACGTGACCCAAATATCATCCGCCATGACCAGACCCCGGCAAACACAAGCTCGGTGGTTGCATCCTCCGGCGAAACATGGACCGACAGCTCTGTCCAGGTGCCGCCGGCGCAGGGGTGGATAAGAAAACGCAGTCGATCATATTCCGGCTTCTTCGAGAATAACTTTAGTACTAATAGCATTCATGAAGAACATGCAGATCCCAGCAGTTGTGCTAGTCCTGGTGCTAGTGTTAGATTGTGCAGGGACAATCATAAAACTACCTCGACGTTAGTTTCTTTTGAGTCTCCTCCCAGTTTGAAGACCAAAAGCACCGACGAGGATTCGGCCAGTCACGGAGGGCTG CAGGAAAACCGAGATGATGGCCGGGAAACCACCAAAGGTGGCGGATCAAGCCGTTCACACTCAACAAGACCAAGGCGAGCTGCTGCTGTTCATAATCAGTCAGAGCGG AAACGAAGAGACTTGATTAACCAGAAGATAAAAGCTCTGCAAAGGTTGGTGCCAAATGCAAGTAAG ACTGATAAAGCTTCAATGCTTGATGAGGTGATCAAATACTTGCAACAACTTCAAGCTCAAGTCCAAATGATGCATAATCTGAGAAATTTCATGGCTAATGGCcatatgaatatgaatatgatgGTGCCTTTAGAAATGCAGCAGCTGCAGCTGCAGcatcttcatcaaatgtcactcCTGGCTCATATGGGAATCGGAATGGGATCGCGCATTCATCCTACGCCGGTTGTGGCTGCCGCTCTTCCTTCTTTCATGCCGCCATTTATGATGCCGCTGTTAATCCCACCACACCCTCCTCCTCAAGCAAAGGCAGAACCAACCAGCACGAATAATGGTTCAGACCCTCTACCTGATCCATATTGTGCCCTCCTAGCACAA CAATCAATGAGTATGGACTTGTTCAACAGGATGGCAGCTCTCTATCGACAAGAAGTCACTCCGGCAACAGCAGCGTCAAGCAGCCAGCCGCGGTCAAACCATGTACGAAGGAACTAA
- the LOC103455393 gene encoding remorin 1.4-like, whose translation MSHYSDAQDVESATAVAAAALSIHSNEEAKLQYQKGTRESIPISRTKTLQDLMTGRPNKEARDAGEVSMKDQRAQESAFPSRYPNRASSSRPSTPANGHQNQKGSPGRRNAADAKADAWERAQMKKIQRRYEKVKATIDAWENEKKMKAKAKMERRKSEIEQRRARNMQHYQIKQARIDQIAGGARAQVEEKRRNEESKVKQKAKRISSTGKAPTTCFCFTCY comes from the exons ATGAGTCATTATTCTGATGCACAAGATGTCGAGTCTGCAACTGCGGTTGCAGCAGCTGCCCTTTCCATTCACTCGAATGAAGAAGCTAAATTACAGTATCAAAAAGGGACGAGGGAAAGCATTCCGATCTCAAGGACCAAGACTCTGCAGGATCTGATGACTGGGCGGCCAAACAAAGAAGCAAGGGATGCTG GTGAAGTTTCAATGAAAGATCAAAGAGCACAGGAGAGTGCTTTTCCATCTAGGTACCCGAATCGTGCATCCTCTTCAAGACCTTCGACTCCTGCAAATggacaccaaaaccaaaagGGAAGTCCAGGCAGACGTAATGCTGCGGACGCAAAAGCAGATGCTTGGGAGAGAGCTCAGATGAAAAAGATTCAGAGGCG GTATGAGAAAGTGAAGGCTACAATTGATGCTTgggaaaatgagaagaaaatgaAAGCAAAAGCTAAGATGGAGAGGAGAAAG AGTGAAATTGAGCagagaagagcaagaaacaTGCAGCATTACCAAATTAAGCAAGCAAGAATTGACCAGATAGCAGGAGGAGCAAGGGCACAAGTGGAAGAGAAACGAAGAAATGAAGAGTCGAAAGTCAAACAAAAGGCGAAAAGGATTAGTTCAACAGGCAAGGCTCCTACTACATGTTTCTGCTTCACTTGTTACTAG
- the LOC103455392 gene encoding transcription factor PIF7-like isoform X1: MQQQNHSNAIRPVPLSNYDVTELKLENGQLAMHGLGALLTAQSNPTWSRSRACDTLESIVDQATCHKRDPNIIRHDQTPANTSSVVASSGETWTDSSVQVPPAQGWIRKRSRSYSGFFENNFSTNSIHEEHADPSSCASPGASVRLCRDNHKTTSTLVSFESPPSLKTKSTDEDSASHGGLENRDDGRETTKGGGSSRSHSTRPRRAAAVHNQSERKRRDLINQKIKALQRLVPNASKTDKASMLDEVIKYLQQLQAQVQMMHNLRNFMANGHMNMNMMVPLEMQQLQLQHLHQMSLLAHMGIGMGSRIHPTPVVAAALPSFMPPFMMPLLIPPHPPPQAKAEPTSTNNGSDPLPDPYCALLAQQSMSMDLFNRMAALYRQEVTPATAASSSQPRSNHVRRN, from the exons ATGCAGCAGCAGAACCACTCCAACGCCATTCGTCCTGTCCCTTT GTCTAATTATGACGTCACAGAACTAAAATTGGAAAACGGCCAGTTGGCCATGCATGGGCTTGGTGCGCTTCTTACAGCTCAATCAAATCCCACATGGAGCAGGAGCAGGGCTTGTGACACACTGGAATCAATTGTCGATCAAGCTACATGCCACAAACGTGACCCAAATATCATCCGCCATGACCAGACCCCGGCAAACACAAGCTCGGTGGTTGCATCCTCCGGCGAAACATGGACCGACAGCTCTGTCCAGGTGCCGCCGGCGCAGGGGTGGATAAGAAAACGCAGTCGATCATATTCCGGCTTCTTCGAGAATAACTTTAGTACTAATAGCATTCATGAAGAACATGCAGATCCCAGCAGTTGTGCTAGTCCTGGTGCTAGTGTTAGATTGTGCAGGGACAATCATAAAACTACCTCGACGTTAGTTTCTTTTGAGTCTCCTCCCAGTTTGAAGACCAAAAGCACCGACGAGGATTCGGCCAGTCACGGAGGGCTG GAAAACCGAGATGATGGCCGGGAAACCACCAAAGGTGGCGGATCAAGCCGTTCACACTCAACAAGACCAAGGCGAGCTGCTGCTGTTCATAATCAGTCAGAGCGG AAACGAAGAGACTTGATTAACCAGAAGATAAAAGCTCTGCAAAGGTTGGTGCCAAATGCAAGTAAG ACTGATAAAGCTTCAATGCTTGATGAGGTGATCAAATACTTGCAACAACTTCAAGCTCAAGTCCAAATGATGCATAATCTGAGAAATTTCATGGCTAATGGCcatatgaatatgaatatgatgGTGCCTTTAGAAATGCAGCAGCTGCAGCTGCAGcatcttcatcaaatgtcactcCTGGCTCATATGGGAATCGGAATGGGATCGCGCATTCATCCTACGCCGGTTGTGGCTGCCGCTCTTCCTTCTTTCATGCCGCCATTTATGATGCCGCTGTTAATCCCACCACACCCTCCTCCTCAAGCAAAGGCAGAACCAACCAGCACGAATAATGGTTCAGACCCTCTACCTGATCCATATTGTGCCCTCCTAGCACAA CAATCAATGAGTATGGACTTGTTCAACAGGATGGCAGCTCTCTATCGACAAGAAGTCACTCCGGCAACAGCAGCGTCAAGCAGCCAGCCGCGGTCAAACCATGTACGAAGGAACTAA
- the LOC103455394 gene encoding uncharacterized protein, which produces MEITEEQRRRAEANRLVALAKRKALIESESSNLQQQQQNPWSLFKCRKISPDLTPSSTHCIPDPRPEFSRVKPVPDIQFPARFRVRLEICSPDSFSATPVAVKGFAFPGQEECLRRLSDCLANVMPSHYTQNHGGGKAGVYKLSDYSAVLKCLRSSKSIDTEEIPWGTLNVVERLSHSFVAGKWIPCRPEHLSDEMVDEFVGKLPKKLLDALLPFQHEGVRFGLQRGGRCLIADEMGLGKTLQAIAIASCFMHEGSILVVCPAILRYSWAEELERWLPFCLPADIHLVFGHENNPANLKRWPRVVVISYTMLHRLHKSMLEREWALLVVDESHHVRCTKKSSEPREIKAVLDIATKVKRIVLLSGTPSLSRPYDIFHQIDMLWPGLLGKDKYDFAKTYCDVKYIHGVQGKTFQDFSKGTRLEELNMLLKQTVMIRRLKEHVLVQLPPKRRQIIQVVLKKSDIASAIAAVRVGRSATKNASSENLDEPNDSECCCRSGQLSYQELGIAKLAGFREWLSIHPLIGESDGVVNLESDSSSHKMLIFAHHHKVLDGLQEFICEKGITFVRIDGNTLAADRQEAVRSFQLSTEVKIAIIGITAGGVGLDFSSAKHVVFLELPQSPSLMLQAEDRAHRRGQTNAVNIYIFCGKDTIDESHWQNLNKSLHRVSSTTNGKYDAIQEIPVEGISFFETSGGADTCEDHMWQKTVGDEFSGESIKLSNFGCLAKYMIPAYDKLVANILHGSAQHNDSDGISSQTHSSTKAQVVFDCNGDKGCSEENLEGDVSTSSEDKDGLKKEHQNNCQATKSKDAEPVQPMEAKESSTNQVDALRFEVSQYTGRIHLYSCISREDSRPRPLFENFRPEELEALNSTAADNIKGTSFKFLKENPGYLHALLAFIKEWKKLRPIEQKKLLGKPLQLPLTIELCYLCEGINHDIRGLLKGGSKRRSTPFVEISKPLPSNTVWKKVHLRSGYGKREKEYTQGFTLTDDPLCKLCQTPCTGHNAKTPEYFEDLFCQLSCYEEYRIRTSNRSLRHELFQLERGVCTICQLDCHKLVEHLRPLSLAMRRQYIENFAPRVATLKKPLDRLVKDPKEGNAWHADHFVPVYRGGGECRLENMRTLCVACHRDVTKAQCAERLSTRIQAKKKLKAIMNDIKKKATETNLAGPEHIEIMQEDAIEDELFVKVPGSAYSLENRLDATTTGEDLDEPSSSNKVPTVDSHLLGV; this is translated from the exons ATGGAGATCACAGAAGAACAAAGAAGACGAGCCGAAGCGAATCGATTAGTAGCACTAGCGAAACGCAAAGCGCTGATCGAATCCGAATCCTCCAATCTTCAACAACAGCAGCAAAACCCATGGTCACTCTTCAAGTGCCGAAAGATTTCTCCCGACCTCACCCCAAGCTCCACGCATTGCATCCCCGATCCGAGACCCGAATTTTCCCGGGTCAAACCGGTTCCGGATATTCAATTTCCAGCGAGGTTCCGGGTCAGGCTCGAAATCTGCTCCCCGGACTCCTTCTCAGCCACCCCAGTTGCCGTAAAAGGGTTTGCATTTCCGGGGCAGGAGGAGTGCTTAAGGAGACTAAGTGATTGCTTGGCTAAT GTCATGCCATCCCATTACACGCAAAATCATGGTGGTGGAAAGGCCGGTGTTTATAAGCTGAGTGATTACAGTGCGGTCTTGAAATGTCTAAGAAGCAGCAAGAGCATTGACACTGAAGAAATACCTTGGGGCACTCTTAATGTTGTAGAGAGACTTTCACATTCTTTTGTTGCGGGAAAATGGATACCATGCAGGCCAGAACACTTGTCAGACGAAATGGTTGATGAGTTCGTTGGGAAGCTACCGAAGAAGCTGTTAGATGCACTTTTGCCTTTCCAACATGAGGGTGTTAGATTTGGTTTGCAAAGAGGTGGACGATGTCTTATTGCAGACGAAATGGGCCTTGGAAAGACACTCCAG GCTATTGCTATTGCAAGCTGTTTCATGCATGAAGGTTCCATACTTGTTGTTTGCCCTGCCATTTTACGTTACTCTTGGGCAGAAGAACTAGAGCGGTGGCTTCCGTTTTGCTTGCCAGCTGACATCCATCTAG TATTTGGTCATGAAAACAATCCTGCCAATTTAAAGAGATGGCCTAGAGTTGTGGTTATTTCTTACACAATGCTCCACCGGTTGCATAAGAGCATGCTTGAACGAGAATGGGCTCTCTTAGTTGTTGATGAATCCCACCACGTACGATGTACCAAGAAATCATCAGAACCTAGAGAG ATAAAAGCTGTTCTTGACATTGCAACAAAGGTCAAGCGCATAGTTTTACTATCTGGAACACCTTCTTTGTCAAG GCCGTATGACATTTTTCATCAGATAGATATGTTATG GCCTGGTTTGCTGGGAAAAGACAAGTATGACTTTGCCAAAACTTACTGTGATGTCAAATATATCCACGGTGTTCAAGGGAAAACTTTTCAG GATTTCTCTAAGGGCACTCGTTTGGAGGAGTTGAACATGTTACTGAAGCAAACGGTTATG ATAAGACGCTTGAAGGAACATGTCCTGGTTCAGCTACCACCCAAACGCCGCCAGATTATACAAGTAGTACTGAAGAAATCAGATATAGCTTCAGCAATAGCTGCTGTCAGGGTGGGAAGAAGTGCCACTAAGAATGCATCTTCAGAAAATTTGGATGAACCAAATG ATAGTGAGTGTTGCTGCAGATCAGGGCAACTTTCCTACCAAGAATTAGGTATTGCAAAGCTAGCCGGTTTTCGGGAATGGCTCTCCATTCATCCACTCATTGGAGAATCAGATGGTGTTGTAAACTTGGAATCAGATTCCAGTTCTCACAAAATGTTAATATTTGCGCATCACCATAAAGTACTTGACGGATTACAG GAGTTCATATGTGAGAAAGGGATTACTTTTGTCCGAATTGATGGAAATACACTTGCTGCAGATAGGCAGGAAGCTGTACGATCATTCCAACTATCTACCGAG GTCAAGATTGCAATAATTGGTATTACTGCTGGAGGTGTTGGCCTTGATTTCTCATCAGCAAAGCATGTTGTGTTCTTGGAGCTTCCTCAGTCTCCATCGTTGATGCTTCAG GCTGAGGATAGAGCTCACAGGAGAGGGCAAACAAATGCAGTCAACATATACATATTTTGCGGAAAG GATACTATAGACGAGTCACATTGGCAAAACTTGAACAAGAGTTTGCACCGTGTTTCATCTACAACGAACGGGAAGTATGATGCAATACAAGAGATACCG GTCGAAGGTATTTCTTTCTTTGAGACGTCAGGTGGAGCTGATACTTGTGAAGATCATATGTGGCAAAAGACAGTGGGTGATGAGTTCTCTGGAGAGTCAATAAAATTGTCTAACTTTGGCTGCTTAGCCAAATATATGATACCGGCGTATGATAAATTGGTTGCAAACATTCTACATGGATCTGCACAGCACAATGATAGTGATGGAATTTCATCCCAAACGCACAGTAGTACCAAG GCTCAAGTGGTTTTTGATTGCAATGGGGACAAGGGATGTTCAGAAGAGAACTTGGAAGGAGATGTTTCTACGAGCAGTGAAGACAAAGATGGACTTAAAAAG GAACACCAAAACAACTGTCAAGCAACCAAATCAAAGGACGCCGAACCAGTTCAGCCAATGGAAGCTAAAGAAAGTAGTACCAACCAAGTAGATGCTTTGCGATTTGAG GTGAGCCAATACACTGGTAGAATCCACTTGTATTCTTGCATCTCAAGAGAGGATTCAAGACCAAGGCCACTTTTTGAGAATTTTAGACCAGAAGAACTCGAGGCATTGAATTCTACTGCTGCTGACAATATTAAAGGAActtctttcaaatttttgaagGAGAATCCAGGTTATTTGCATGCTCTTCTTGCATTCATCAAAGAATGGAAGAAATTGAGGCCCatcgaacaaaaaaaattacttgGAAAGCCTTTGCAGCTTCCTTTGACTATTGAGTTGTGCTACCTGTGCGAAGGCATTAACCACGACATCAGG GGACTACTGAAAGGTGGAAGCAAGCGCCGCTCTACACCTTTTGTTGAGATCAGCAAACCTTTACCATCAAACACTGTGTGGAAAAAAGTCCACCTACGTAGTGGCTATGGAAAAAGGGAGAAGGAATACACTCAGGGTTTTACTCTGACTGATGATCCTTTGTGCAAACTGTGTCAAACACCATGCAC GGGCCATAATGCCAAGACACCTGAATATTTTGAAGATCTGTTCTGCCAGCTTAGCTGCTACGAAgaataccgcatccgaacaagTAACAGATCTCTTCGTCAT GAGCTTTTTCAACTGGAACGTGGTGTCTGCACAATTTGCCAATTAGATTGTCATAAACTTGTTGAGCACCTAAGACCGTTATCCTTGGCAATGAGGAGGCAGTATATTGAAAATTTTGCGCCACGAGTGGCAACTCTGAAGAAACC GCTTGATAGGCTTGTTAAGGATCCGAAAGAGGGCAATGCATGGCATGCAGACCACTTTGTTCCTGTCTATCGAGGTGGAG GTGAATGCAGGCTCGAGAACATGAGAACACTTTGTGTGGCCTGTCATCGCGATGTTACTAAAGCACAATGTGCTGAACGGCTGTCAACAAGGATCCAGGCTAAGAAAAAACTGAAAGCAATCATGAACGACATTAAAAAGAAAGCTACGGAGACTAATCTAGCG GGCCCGGAACATATAGAGATTATGCAAGAGGATGCAATTGAGGATGAGCTTTTCGTCAAGGTTCCTGGGAGCGCCTACTCATTGGAAAATCGCTTGGATGCTACAACTACAGGCGAAGACTTGGACGAGCCCTCCAGTAGCAACAAGGTTCCAACGGTAGATAGCCATCTGTTAGGAGTATAA